The following DNA comes from Mya arenaria isolate MELC-2E11 chromosome 11, ASM2691426v1.
CATATGCTAGgacattttaattcaaaacatgactTTACCTACCTTGCCATACAGTCAATAAATAATAGGCTTTATCcgctttaattattttattcattgtctacatatacttatttactgtgatttacatGTCATATATTACAAGAACTACGATAATTGgaaacattaattatattttcttaccGTATTCGTATATGTAACGAGTGCAATACATCTTGCAACAATCTgtgattatttcaatttactaaCAAATGTTCTGAATATTAAGCATTATACGGAATAATGGCGGGGAAAAAGAATCATATCGAactaaatgcaataaaaaccaatataaacatgtataattatatattttatttctaaataaactCATACTATTAATAAAAATCTAGGCTCACGGTGGACGAAGCCTGTATATGCGAGGCAACGGACTTGGCTTATCGTGGAACAAGGGCATTGAGATGGGTCGGTCTTCCAAAGATACTTGGACCATGCTGTTTAACTACAAGTCTACCCCAAAGGGTTTTCAATGCGAACCTTGTTATGGCGACGCTGTGCTGCCCAATAAGCTCCTGCAGTTTCGTATCTTTGTAGACGACCATAATGACATGATGGGTGCCAATTTTGCCCTCAAGTTACCTGTCTCAGCAGCTTCAGCGTATTTTAAGACAAGACCTGAGTTTGTGTTTCATCCTTGGTTTTACACTAACTCCGGCAGTCTAAACAATTTGACTGTGGCTTCACAATATATAGGAGGTCGAAGAGATGTTGCCGTGTGGCGTCCGCCAAGCTTTTTGGAGAATCCTTTCAAATCATATCCTGTTGTCATTGTCTTTGACGTCGGACCTAATGAAGCTggatcatttaaatatatatttgatgaattGGTGTATCCAACGCAAGTATCCCAAGAAGCCATCGTAGTTGCCTTTGGTGACTACAAGATTCAAAACAGGGaaaccttaatgacaccaacgaGGGCAGTTGACCTTGAGTGTATTAATGGCACATTCGAAGACATGTGTGGATTTTGCTTGCCGGACATTCGTACTTTAAATGGAACTCAATTTCAACAACTAATGATCAATAAGTGTGGTAAAAGAACCCTAGTCGGTGGCCTAGGTGAACAGACGCTCGACTTTCTTATTAACGAAGCTATGCCAGAAGCCAACAGGTCGTCCTCTGGAAGAATCCAGCCCGGTAGATATGGCATCCTCGGCTACTCCCTTGGCGGTCTAATGTCATGTCATGCAGTTTGGACACGACCTGCTGTATTCTCCTTCGCTGCATGCATGTCGCCTTCGTTGTGGTGGCCACTGAACAATGAGACAAATGACCTCtgtgattttgattttaataacaaaacttTGACGAACCCTGAATACGCTGTAAATCGACCACCCCAGAGAATCTTAATTGATTCTGGGGGCTTAGAGAATGTCAAGCCGTACAATTTAACACAGGCCGCAATCGACGCGGCCCATGCCATATCCTCGCATGAGAATTATAAGCTGGATGAAAATGTTTGGATCGAAATCTCGCCATCGGGGAGGCATACCATCCTTCAGAGCTTAAGGAGAATGCAAAATGCATTTAGTGTACTACTACCAATAGAAGGGGAGGCAGCCATGCCTGGTCAACCGGAACCTATCGTTCCTGGTTTAGTTGGATAGTAGCTTGTATGCattgaaataagatatatatatatatatatatatatatatatatatatatatatatatatatatatatgttttgcaaaaGCGCTTTTGTTATTGAATTGCCTATTGTCATATTAGCTTCAAACAATGTTGTATTTAGTTCTTTGAAATATTAGCAGACCATTGTTAAAAGTATCTTAAATAGTTATGAAACTGTATCTCTATTTTCTTACtaataatagtaaaaacaaCAGTAAAGTCCCTTATAACTATCTATAATGTGAATATTACTGTGAGACAGAAGAATCGAATGATTCAAGTGTCTTATTATGTTCAGTGTGATGTTTAACATTAATAGTCACACTGACACTCACAGTTATATTTAATCGTTGTCCACAAAGTCATTCTGTGTCTTGATTTGTGTCTATAGAGATAATACTTAAAGTTAGTTATAGCAgatgttgtatatattatgaTTGTCTTAATGTTGTCGGTTTGAGCCAATAAGATAagaaaatgcttcaaatactttaataaaaagCGACGTTTAAGCACAGTTTCATTGTTTTGGCCTTAGTAACAACACCAAAATCGTATTATTATGGTCcaagattattttgtttttattaatcaGATAATGACAGTCTAACATTTTAAAAGTCAGGGAAATATAGAACACTTTCCTCTGAAACCTCAATTTTATGAGCAAATTTTATCTTCAAAATCAAACGGTAATTTCCCTCCATTACGGTGACCGTTTTCATTACTTAAAATACcagctttaaatatatttatgttaaaatttgaataaatgcacCGGTCATTGGTGTTTAATATTTGACGTTTGAGTGTTGGTCGCAGGGTTTTCAGCTATGTTCATTAACGGTTTGGgctgtaaataaaaaagatagaatcattttattttattatttgttcttttataatGCATTCTTTCATCCAAATGGGTGGTGATCATTCTGTCTGTTCCAAATATGCGCTGGTCTTTGCGATATGATACgttatttaaacatgtgttcAGAAGGTGTTTAGAAgaccggttagctcagttgctGTGCTTTTGGACTACACcattttattatgcatttatagttttaattttgattagCATCATGAAATTCGATATTATCAATTGCCATATGCGTTGGCAGTGATATACTgaactgcaagggaagtaaccgctggAGTTTTGCGTGACAGCAGTTTAAAGTCACacagtgttgtttttgtttatgtacTATTGAATTCAATGTTACTTTCGGTTCTTAAAATCGATTACCACAGAAACTAATGCTCTGgacatttttattaagaaacGGCTTTCATTGGAACAAAATCAACCGATTTTATACTTTGGAATACACTTTGCTCTTGCGAATGCTCTAacgttaaatataattgtataaattgcCCCGTAATTTGAACAcagtgttgttatttattttctgctCTTTCTTGATTGCATGCGTCTAAGCGACACACCCTACCACCGGTTGCTCAAACATATTAGTTTAAAGCGAATGATATCATTGTAATTTTAACCTATGTTATTCTTGTATAAATCTAGAATAAATAAGATACTGCTACTCAAATGGCAGTAAGTATGTTACTCTATTTAAAGTAATGGTAAACCAGACTTTAAACAACCCGAGCTAAAAGGGCctttagtttgtttataaattgccTTTGTTTAATACGAATTGTGATTAGTAGGGTATTTACATGCCGTCGTTGTTCGATACCCTATCAGTATTGTTTTctcttaatatttatgcaaaaaggtacagaaacatgctcagtagcaaaaagtttaaacataaacccggtttagtggcaatgggcaaacaccaaagacatagaacacaaaatcacaaacaaatcTTAAGACggataaaatgtttaaattcatgaCAGTTGCTTTGATCCTGTATacctgttattttaaattgatgggCATGACGTTTGACATATGACAACGGGTGTATTAATTAGTTGCATAGGTATTTACACGATGTCTTCTCAGTATATCCAATACGTTTGGCGAGGAATATTAATGTATCCAGGGCCTATCATTCGATGgtaaacaatgttcatgtaaaatagTATTGTTTCTGTTTCTGACAAGTCATCCTTATATCATTTACATCATGCTTTAATACCACTGTTCTAAAACTGAACCCAAGTAGTTAAAATACTTAACTAAAACACTGTTAATGAAAACCAACAATTAggaagttataaaatgtaactttGCAATCGGTTTGATGGAGACTAAACCCTTTACTAAAACAGGCCTAATGTATTTTAAGTCCAAGCAAAGGTGATCTTCAATGGATTAAAAATCCTTTTTGtgcaaattattttgttgtcaTGTCTCTAACTTGATCAGTATTACATGCAAAATACGACCATACGATAGTATAATATTTGCATGATTCGTGATATCAACGTGTatgtatataagaaatataagcatttaaacCTTTTAGGAATGGTGTACTGTGTTCTAAATTGTAAATAGACAGTCTATAAACTTTTAACAACCGAACATTATATTGCTAGTTGCTCTTAGGTAACCGGGCGttcaaaaaaatgtgttttaaagaatCGATGACGAATGTCCATCTATCGTGtatgttcttaaataaaattcatatgaataaaacataacaaatatcaaattaacatCAAAAAGGCAAACAGTACATGGTTTTAAATAAGAACTGGGAATACAACATATGAATTTAATGTACTCTAGAATTCTTTACAATGGCAAGCTATACAGCATTGTTTTATGTGAAATAGAGTAAAGTAATAGACACCCACATtagaaattgttaataataaacattaagttAGTTCATTAATGAGCGACTTCATAATATGTAAtgactaaatattttatttatttttaattaaacattgatagTATACTTAATATTGGAAAGTTAGGGATGATATATTTTGGCTTTTTAAAAGAGATAATGCATTCCtttttttgttgtatgtttattaaataacaatatattgtgttttgatggtaaagaaaaatagtttgaaaaatGTATCGCCTTTCTCTTTCACAATCTGTTATTATATAATGCCGGTCGTAGCTAACAGGGCAATTGAGCAATTATTGAATGCATGGAAagattacaaattgaaatgcaaattaaataataatcagTATTTGATTAACAGTTTTAAGTTCATGTTTCAAGCAGTTTTAATACAGTCCTAATACACGGAAAAAACATACGGAGCCAAAGTAATGACGTCTGCTTGTATATTAACATGAAAAGCGTTATAATGTGACAAAATGTATacgaaaactacagaaacaagctcagtagcaacatgtttaaacacaaacccGGTTTAATTGCAATGACTAAACGCCAAAACCATagattataaaaaacaaagaatcacaaacaagaaacatggaagaacagcacaaaactccacaaataacacagtgcatacatactatatataaaaaactaggtatgatTATCAATgagtgttaggtaccgccttggaacggtcagtacaatgtaaatttatttgggtttaaacaagtttaagaGCACAAACCTCATTCtcatcccaacaatccttaataatgaaaaatcttatcaaagaatgcatttacTAAAGTCCAGGCCTAATAGTGCAGTGGTGAGCGCACTCGCGTCTCACGCAGGCGACCTGGGGTCGATTATTGGCCTTGGCGCATGTGAATTTGGTCTGTGGTCACCGAGCCGGAGTATTAGGTTTCCTCCAGGTACGCCGGGTACTCCGGTCTCACGagaatgattaatataatgttgtaataaattgtttcacaatcgttgtaaaatatataaggtTCAACTTATTGTCAACTGTCAAATTTGTTGAAAGTTATACTAGGAGCCAAAAAAGACCAATGCaatgtttttgaaacttaaTATATCCAAATTCATCAGCACAACTGGCACTAGTGACCACAGCTACAGATTAAAaccagatgcggcttgagaatgcagatatcGTGAGTAtcgctatgaactaggccacaagtgccctagtccaaaaacaaacactgtttgTGCTTGACCCACGTCGGCTGTTAAAACGGTTCAATTATTTACTACAAAAGATGGCTGATATGTTCAGCAAATACTTCAGCTTAAATATTCAGTAAATATGTTTGGTTATTATAAAAGGGAAATTAATACCATAATTATATAGCAATATCTcattacatataataatatttccaaacaaatgtttaaaccgTGTATGCATTATGTCAGTATGTTTCTTGCATTTAGATTTGAATTCAACGCAACTGTGTACCAGATGGTCAATTTGCAAGAGAAAAaggaaattgttgaaaactgttataaacttggtattaatgtgtacaatgaaACTAACTAAATGacgtaccacatagtttacaatttatttaagtttagcatttatttcgttttttccattaaaaacgaTTACTTGGTATGTCTACCAagtagaattcatttcttatgcgtgattgactagtcggtgttatcacgtaaTATTACCGAGGTATGTGTATAGCTTAATTGGGTCACCCGATTAAATTAACCCGTTGTAGCTCTGTGGATACGAAActgaactgcaattttggcgacacgggttcgaacccggtctccgacacaattattttttacgtgtttgtacttttttacaattatgatatcaacgcgtaacacattctattaaataattgtccatgaaacgttacagaaaaaactttgttttgtgccaatctggtgtacagtccctgtttttttataaactaataaaacatCATCCTTACCAGTAGCGGCTGCCATGTGGAcagacatggctgtcaaattcGCTCTTAAGAATCCAACATAGTAAATAATGCAGACTGATTCTTCATAACATGTTGTTGACTttgtaatattcagtcattttcttGTGTGAAAGAAATTTCAGAGTACGGATTGTCAACCAGCAGGAACAACCACGAAATCGAAATGAACTATTATACATTTTGCACTAACTATCCGTTTTAACCAAGAGTAAGGCGAGGTaggcaaatatatatatgtagttgttgtgcatatggttgataatgattacAGACAATCCGGGCTTTTGACGGAATTGTCGAGACCAACACCAATCAAATGAGTTTAGCTAGTGTTCCACCGGTTGTGTGAAATAGCCTCAATCCACGCACAACTTTACCGTACaggttaactttaaaaaattgcattttgtaaacaaaaaaacggTATGTATATGCATATTGGTATGTAAGTAATTAATCACAAGATAGTGGGCAAAGTATTGTTTCGAATCTTGATGTCAAGTGCATTGTTCAGTGATTTGCttggttgatgtcattatcggggaatGAACTCAGTTGAGCTGGTTAAATTGTATGGAAGGACGCCGGGCGTCCCTTAACCAGTCCAACTGCGTTTATACCCCCGGTTATTACATAAATCACGCtattaataacttatatttacatcaatagttcatcatttatttccacaatttttaaaaataatttatttcattaaagtgacactcttattcaaaatcgatacatacacatgtataacactcaccaattttaactgataaaactttaactatttacttaataatgcattatggacaatatttataacatttaacagCAGAAcgcgcataaatattaaatgattggtgaatgcttaaagattcaCTGTGGTTCCGTAATATTGAAACCCTGTACTttcgtatttgttttaatttcaactCGGTACTCTTCATAAGAACCGTTGTTTGGGACATTTATAgatcttttttaatattaaaacaatatcattatttgtgGTACATACTATTATTTGAACTCGGACtacatcaatatttaaagtCACCGGGCATTAAATTGTACCATTATTACCAATGGGTTCAGAAACGACATGCGTATTTGTTCCTCGGCCATCTTAACCTTTTTATCCAGTTTTATCTGATTACGTTACAAACAAATACTTGAATGTAACACTGCAAAACTACAGTGAATATCCTATCAGCCAAACTGTTAcagataaaatcaaaacagaACTCACAATGTATAGAACATCCGTATATAGTAAACATGATCGTTTAGGGTATCCTTCAAACATTTGTTCGCGGTTACCCGACCGAtttatataacagttatttAATACTAAATAGTGTTGCTATGAGTTGTTTTCTTGTATTTAGAATGCTTGAAACCTTtgaaacatgaacatttatactgctagtaaaataataatgaatctTGTGCTTTGAGCTGTTTCCTATTTAGAATGTTTGAAGGTCTTAAAACGTGATCATTGGTACTGGATTTTATAAACTAAATAGTGTGCAGTGAGTTGTTCAAGTGCTTTGGCGAATTTGTAATTTTGTCGTGCATTCTTGAATTGCTCATGTTCATTGGGAGGAGCGACCGGCATGTGTTACTAATAAACGAAAAACGGAAAGTGCCGGGTTCGAAATCAAACACAAAAAGAAAGTAAACTaagcaaaatatatcatcaagcATATCCTAACCAAATATTGG
Coding sequences within:
- the LOC128209798 gene encoding uncharacterized protein LOC128209798; its protein translation is MEIIRSVFLILTYFVVSCLCNSTTSPLCREMKPCTSDSGKNGMCLHGTCYTHVDPETRHLSILVTAQYPADTLQAHGGRSLYMRGNGLGLSWNKGIEMGRSSKDTWTMLFNYKSTPKGFQCEPCYGDAVLPNKLLQFRIFVDDHNDMMGANFALKLPVSAASAYFKTRPEFVFHPWFYTNSGSLNNLTVASQYIGGRRDVAVWRPPSFLENPFKSYPVVIVFDVGPNEAGSFKYIFDELVYPTQVSQEAIVVAFGDYKIQNRETLMTPTRAVDLECINGTFEDMCGFCLPDIRTLNGTQFQQLMINKCGKRTLVGGLGEQTLDFLINEAMPEANRSSSGRIQPGRYGILGYSLGGLMSCHAVWTRPAVFSFAACMSPSLWWPLNNETNDLCDFDFNNKTLTNPEYAVNRPPQRILIDSGGLENVKPYNLTQAAIDAAHAISSHENYKLDENVWIEISPSGRHTILQSLRRMQNAFSVLLPIEGEAAMPGQPEPIVPGLVG